One window of Acidimicrobiales bacterium genomic DNA carries:
- a CDS encoding DUF2254 domain-containing protein codes for MVRLRQVLDQVRHRLLFVPALFTLGAVALAQVMLQLDAALGDEDLPRTLQTTVDSGRAILSAIAGGLIASITLLLSLTMVAVQLASSQFSPRTVRNWIGDRTQQRSIGVVLGTTVYCLLVLRETRSLSEGDALTPHFSVILAVILGIVSLIAVVRSVDHLTDKLRVGSIATKLSNETIELIHRSNESAAESVGDTPVPLTKEDLAPPTDAFAIEARQMGWIQQIDTGSLLRSAPKGSTIYLPASVGEFVPANAPLAWISPPPDDEDRCVAMREHFALGDTRTMQSDVGFGVLQMVDIALRALSPGVNDPNTANDIVVHLGAVLLSLWESPLAADVTELDGRRLIQRRFVHEDHLDAALDPIRHHGVDEPLVAITLLRTLRLLESETLRRGLPGPIEPLRAMAGRIIAESSVTLADNTLPS; via the coding sequence ATGGTCCGTCTTCGCCAAGTGCTCGACCAGGTGCGGCACCGACTCCTGTTCGTCCCCGCCCTCTTCACCCTCGGTGCAGTCGCCCTCGCCCAGGTGATGTTGCAACTCGACGCCGCCCTCGGCGACGAGGACCTCCCGCGGACGCTGCAGACCACGGTCGACAGCGGGCGAGCGATCCTCTCGGCCATCGCCGGCGGTCTCATCGCATCCATCACCCTGCTGTTGTCGCTCACGATGGTGGCCGTGCAGTTGGCCAGCAGCCAGTTCTCGCCTCGCACGGTGCGCAACTGGATCGGCGATCGCACGCAGCAACGGTCGATCGGGGTCGTGCTCGGCACCACGGTCTACTGCCTGCTCGTCCTGCGCGAGACCCGGAGCCTCAGCGAGGGCGACGCCCTCACCCCGCACTTCTCGGTGATCCTCGCCGTGATCCTCGGAATCGTCTCGCTGATCGCCGTGGTCCGGTCGGTCGACCATCTGACCGACAAGCTCCGCGTCGGTTCGATCGCCACCAAACTGTCCAACGAGACGATCGAGCTGATCCATCGCTCGAACGAGTCGGCGGCCGAGTCGGTCGGCGACACGCCGGTACCGCTCACGAAGGAGGATTTGGCGCCGCCCACCGACGCGTTCGCCATCGAGGCTCGCCAGATGGGATGGATCCAGCAGATCGACACGGGTTCGCTGTTGCGCAGCGCGCCGAAGGGTTCGACGATCTACCTTCCCGCGTCGGTCGGCGAGTTCGTCCCGGCAAACGCACCTCTTGCGTGGATCTCACCGCCGCCCGATGACGAGGACCGGTGCGTCGCGATGCGGGAGCACTTCGCGCTCGGGGACACCCGGACGATGCAGTCCGACGTCGGCTTCGGCGTGCTCCAGATGGTCGACATCGCCCTGCGGGCCCTCTCCCCCGGCGTCAACGATCCCAACACCGCCAACGACATCGTCGTCCACCTCGGTGCCGTTCTCCTCTCCCTGTGGGAGTCGCCGCTGGCCGCCGACGTCACGGAACTGGACGGTCGACGACTGATCCAACGCCGGTTCGTCCACGAGGACCACCTCGATGCCGCACTCGATCCGATCCGCCATCACGGGGTCGACGAACCGCTCGTCGCCATCACGCTGCTGCGCACGCTGCGCCTGCTCGAATCCGAGACGCTGCGGCGGGGGCTCCCCGGGCCCATCGAGCCCCTGCGGGCAATGGCCGGACGGATCATCGCGGAATCTTCTGTCACTCTTGCAGACAATACTTTGCCATCCTAG
- a CDS encoding LLM class F420-dependent oxidoreductase, with amino-acid sequence MKLSMTLNYSGDPRAAAEEAAQLERAGVDVGWVAELYSFDAVSILGYLAAKTETMELGSAILPIYSRTPTLTAMTAAGLDAVSDGRFILGIGASGPQVIEGWHGVPYDKPIGRQRELIEICRKVWRREVVVHDGPSYQLPLPEDQGTGLGKPLKLINHPKRADIPIYIASLGPKNVEVTAEIADGWIPVFFHPDKAESVWGDDLAKGLAKRDPSLPPLNIVAGGTVAIVDDEVKAREIRDGGRFMTALYVGGMGSKDKNFYNNIFQKYGYEEEAEKIQDLYLAGRKEEAMAAVPQDFLDATAMVGSESQVRERIEAYQAAGVTHLQVTPAGGDRLGLIEKIKTWIS; translated from the coding sequence ATGAAGCTCTCGATGACCCTCAACTACTCCGGCGACCCACGGGCCGCGGCGGAAGAAGCCGCGCAGCTCGAACGGGCCGGCGTCGACGTCGGCTGGGTCGCCGAGCTCTACAGCTTCGATGCCGTGTCGATCCTGGGCTATCTGGCGGCGAAGACCGAGACGATGGAACTCGGCTCGGCCATTCTCCCGATCTACTCGCGCACCCCCACGCTGACGGCGATGACGGCGGCCGGTCTCGATGCGGTGTCTGACGGGCGCTTCATCCTCGGCATCGGCGCGTCGGGCCCGCAGGTCATCGAGGGCTGGCATGGCGTGCCCTACGACAAGCCGATCGGTCGTCAACGCGAGCTCATCGAGATCTGTCGCAAGGTGTGGCGCCGCGAAGTAGTGGTCCACGACGGGCCGAGCTATCAGCTTCCCCTCCCCGAGGATCAGGGCACCGGTCTCGGCAAGCCGCTCAAGCTGATCAACCATCCCAAGCGGGCCGACATCCCCATCTACATCGCGTCGCTCGGCCCGAAGAACGTGGAAGTCACCGCCGAGATCGCCGACGGCTGGATCCCCGTGTTCTTCCATCCCGACAAGGCCGAGTCCGTGTGGGGCGACGATCTGGCCAAGGGGCTGGCCAAGCGCGACCCGTCGTTGCCGCCGCTCAACATCGTGGCCGGCGGCACTGTCGCCATCGTCGACGACGAGGTGAAGGCCCGGGAGATCCGCGATGGCGGTCGCTTCATGACCGCGCTCTATGTCGGTGGCATGGGGTCCAAGGACAAGAATTTCTACAACAACATCTTCCAGAAGTACGGCTACGAGGAAGAGGCCGAGAAGATCCAGGATCTCTACCTCGCCGGCCGCAAGGAAGAGGCCATGGCCGCGGTGCCGCAGGACTTCCTCGACGCCACCGCCATGGTCGGGTCCGAGAGCCAGGTCCGCGAGCGCATCGAGGCCTACCAGGCCGCCGGCGTCACCCACCTCCAGGTCACCCCCGCCGGCGGTGATCGCCTCGGCCTCATCGAGAAGATCAAGACCTGGATCAGCTAG
- a CDS encoding SRPBCC family protein, protein MPKLSPQPPEWIHSAPFQTSASRVLPARPDRVFEALADHESWPEWFDAISEVERYGETPEGVGSNRRVFLNKRVSIDEEFNVWEPGERWGFVVLRTTLPGLDSMSELVTIEDLGDGSSSVTYKMGIDAKFPLSFLLKRAVGPMAKNLGAALDNLGRKLGRGSDPSVPPS, encoded by the coding sequence ATGCCCAAGCTCAGTCCACAGCCACCCGAGTGGATCCATTCGGCCCCGTTCCAGACCAGTGCCAGCCGTGTGCTCCCCGCACGACCCGACCGGGTCTTCGAGGCACTCGCCGACCACGAGTCCTGGCCGGAGTGGTTCGATGCAATCAGCGAGGTCGAGCGCTATGGCGAAACGCCCGAGGGCGTCGGGTCGAACCGGCGAGTGTTCCTGAACAAGCGAGTGTCGATCGACGAGGAGTTCAACGTCTGGGAACCAGGCGAACGCTGGGGCTTCGTCGTGCTCCGGACCACGCTCCCCGGCCTCGACTCGATGAGCGAACTGGTCACCATCGAGGATCTGGGCGACGGCTCCAGCTCGGTCACCTACAAGATGGGGATCGACGCGAAGTTTCCGCTGTCATTCCTTCTGAAGCGCGCCGTAGGTCCCATGGCGAAGAACCTCGGCGCCGCTCTCGACAACCTCGGACGCAAGTTGGGACGGGGGTCTGACCCCAGCGTCCCACCTAGCTGA
- a CDS encoding superoxide dismutase — protein sequence MAIELPPLPYAENALDPHISERTISFHYGKHHAGYVDKLNDAIEGTDKADTPLEDIIRTAEPGGLFNNAAQVWNHTFYWNCMSPDGGGDPSGELAAAIESSFGSVDDFKEQFKTDATGNFGSGWTWLVREGDGLAIVKTDDADTPLAHGQTALLTIDVWEHAYYLDYQNARPAYVDAFIEHLLNWDFVATNYQS from the coding sequence ATGGCCATCGAACTCCCCCCGCTGCCCTACGCCGAGAATGCACTCGACCCCCACATCAGCGAACGCACGATCTCGTTCCACTACGGCAAGCACCATGCCGGCTACGTGGACAAGCTCAACGACGCGATCGAGGGCACCGACAAGGCCGACACGCCGCTCGAGGACATCATCCGCACCGCCGAGCCGGGCGGACTCTTCAACAACGCGGCCCAGGTCTGGAACCACACGTTCTACTGGAACTGCATGTCGCCCGACGGTGGCGGCGACCCGAGCGGTGAACTCGCGGCCGCGATCGAGTCGAGCTTCGGATCGGTCGATGACTTCAAGGAGCAGTTCAAGACCGACGCGACCGGCAACTTCGGCTCCGGCTGGACCTGGCTGGTGCGCGAGGGCGACGGTCTCGCCATCGTGAAGACCGACGATGCCGACACCCCTCTGGCCCACGGCCAGACGGCCCTGCTCACGATCGATGTGTGGGAACACGCCTACTACCTCGACTACCAGAACGCCCGCCCGGCCTATGTCGACGCGTTCATCGAGCACCTCCTCAACTGGGACTTCGTCGCCACCAACTACCAGTCCTGA